Proteins co-encoded in one Mycobacterium mantenii genomic window:
- a CDS encoding LmeA family phospholipid-binding protein, with product MTNPQGPPNPDPSKWARPANQGPFGQPPTERPTERISTGGPGHVPPPPPAPGPPPGQTERFGTPQPNMQQPGYPPPPTPPASPTERLTTPPGDDATPGKKKRRFGRDPVSVLLIFIIVFALIIAGLIGAELYVRHVADSKVAEAVACEVKDQATASFGVTPLMLWQQATKHYTNISVQTAGNNIRDAKGMKLSININDVRLKDTGNSKGTLGSLDATIDWTSDGIKQSVQNAIPVLGPFVTNTVTTHPADGTIELKGMLDNITAKPVVSGTGLQLQIVSFNALGFTMPKESVQSTLDDFTSNLTKNYPLGIHADSVQVTDKGVTSHFSTRNATIPAGNNNDPCFANL from the coding sequence GTGACGAACCCACAAGGACCACCGAACCCGGACCCGTCGAAGTGGGCCCGTCCCGCCAACCAGGGACCCTTCGGCCAGCCGCCCACAGAGCGGCCGACCGAGCGGATAAGCACCGGCGGTCCGGGTCACGTACCCCCGCCGCCTCCCGCTCCCGGTCCCCCGCCGGGTCAGACCGAGCGATTCGGGACGCCCCAGCCGAACATGCAGCAGCCCGGCTACCCGCCTCCGCCGACCCCGCCCGCGAGTCCGACGGAGCGGCTGACGACGCCCCCCGGCGATGACGCGACACCCGGGAAGAAGAAGCGCCGCTTCGGCCGTGACCCAGTGTCCGTCCTGCTGATCTTCATCATCGTGTTCGCGCTGATCATTGCCGGCCTGATCGGGGCCGAGCTGTACGTGCGCCACGTCGCGGACTCCAAGGTCGCCGAGGCGGTGGCGTGCGAAGTCAAGGACCAGGCCACCGCGTCCTTCGGGGTGACACCCCTGATGCTGTGGCAGCAGGCGACCAAGCACTACACCAACATCTCGGTGCAGACCGCCGGCAACAACATCCGCGACGCCAAGGGCATGAAGCTCTCGATCAACATCAACGACGTCCGGCTCAAGGACACGGGCAACTCGAAGGGCACCCTCGGCTCGCTGGACGCCACGATCGACTGGACCAGTGACGGCATCAAGCAGTCGGTGCAGAACGCGATCCCGGTGCTGGGTCCGTTCGTCACCAACACGGTGACCACGCATCCCGCGGACGGCACCATCGAGTTGAAGGGCATGCTGGACAACATCACGGCCAAGCCGGTGGTGTCGGGCACCGGGTTGCAGTTGCAGATCGTCAGCTTCAACGCGCTCGGTTTCACCATGCCCAAGGAGTCCGTGCAGTCGACGCTGGACGACTTCACCTCGAACCTGACCAAGAACTACCCGCTGGGCATCCACGCCGACAGCGTGCAGGTCACCGATAAGGGTGTGACCAGCCACTTCTCCACGCGGAACGCCACCATCCCCGCCGGGAACAACAACGACCCCTGTTTCGCCAACCTCTGA
- the deoC gene encoding deoxyribose-phosphate aldolase: MATQPSRAQLAAFVDHTLLKPEATEADVAALVAEAAELGVYAVCVSPSMVPVAVRAGSGVRVAGVAGFPSGKHLSAVKAHEAALAVASGAVEIDMVIDVGAALAGDIEAVRSDVHAVRSAIRGAVLKVIVESAALLTLAGEPTLTQVCRAAEDAGADFVKTSTGFHPAGGASVRAVALMAQAVGGRLGVKASGGIRTAADALAMLDAGATRLGLSGTRSVLDGLG; encoded by the coding sequence ATGGCAACCCAACCCAGCCGCGCTCAGTTGGCGGCGTTCGTCGACCACACTCTGCTCAAACCCGAAGCAACCGAGGCCGACGTGGCCGCCCTGGTCGCCGAAGCGGCCGAGCTGGGCGTCTACGCGGTGTGCGTCTCGCCTTCGATGGTGCCCGTCGCCGTGCGGGCCGGCAGCGGTGTGCGGGTGGCCGGCGTGGCGGGTTTTCCGTCCGGCAAGCACCTCTCGGCGGTGAAAGCGCACGAAGCGGCTCTGGCCGTCGCGTCCGGTGCCGTCGAGATCGACATGGTCATCGATGTCGGGGCGGCGCTGGCCGGCGACATCGAAGCGGTGCGCTCCGACGTGCACGCCGTGCGCAGCGCGATCCGCGGCGCCGTCCTCAAGGTGATCGTGGAGTCGGCGGCGCTGTTGACGCTGGCGGGCGAACCCACGCTGACGCAGGTATGCCGCGCCGCCGAAGACGCCGGCGCCGACTTCGTCAAGACGTCAACGGGGTTTCACCCGGCGGGCGGGGCATCCGTGCGCGCAGTGGCGCTGATGGCCCAGGCCGTCGGTGGGCGCCTCGGGGTGAAGGCCAGCGGCGGCATCCGCACCGCCGCGGACGCGCTCGCGATGCTGGATGCCGGCGCCACCCGGCTGGGGCTGTCGGGGACCCGGTCGGTGCTCGACGGCCTCGGGTGA
- a CDS encoding DUF2599 domain-containing protein has protein sequence MKALLTAPVAALVALSCPVPPAAAAPDPGGAAADPTVPPPPYIDHTQWAQWQGRSSLRVFPSPAGRTASRIPATTALADEAWAEVLALSPNADTAGMRAQFVCHWQFAELGQPGKVSWNLEPWRPVVDDADMVASGCNPGGPEESF, from the coding sequence ATGAAGGCCCTGCTGACGGCGCCGGTCGCGGCGCTCGTCGCCCTGTCCTGCCCGGTGCCGCCCGCCGCTGCTGCGCCCGATCCGGGCGGCGCCGCCGCCGATCCCACCGTCCCGCCGCCGCCGTACATCGACCACACGCAGTGGGCGCAGTGGCAGGGCCGAAGCAGCCTGCGGGTCTTCCCGTCGCCGGCCGGCCGGACCGCCTCGAGAATTCCCGCAACGACGGCCCTGGCCGACGAGGCCTGGGCCGAGGTGCTCGCCTTGTCCCCGAACGCCGACACCGCCGGCATGCGCGCGCAGTTCGTCTGCCACTGGCAGTTCGCTGAACTGGGTCAGCCCGGCAAGGTCAGCTGGAACCTGGAGCCGTGGCGACCCGTCGTCGACGACGCCGACATGGTTGCCTCCGGCTGCAATCCCGGCGGTCCGGAAGAATCCTTCTGA
- a CDS encoding DUF2516 family protein has translation MSHLVGTVMLVLQIAVLVTAIYAFVHAALQRPDAYTAAEKLTKPVWLLILGGAVALTSILGFVFGVLGMAIAACAAGVYLVDVRPKLLEIQGKSR, from the coding sequence GTGAGCCACCTCGTGGGAACCGTCATGCTGGTCTTGCAGATCGCCGTCCTGGTCACGGCGATCTACGCGTTCGTGCATGCCGCGCTGCAACGACCCGACGCCTATACCGCCGCCGAGAAGCTGACCAAGCCGGTGTGGTTGTTGATCCTGGGAGGGGCGGTCGCCCTGACATCCATCTTGGGCTTCGTGTTCGGCGTGCTCGGCATGGCGATCGCGGCCTGTGCAGCCGGTGTTTACCTGGTCGATGTGCGGCCCAAACTGCTTGAGATTCAAGGTAAGTCGCGCTAG
- the hbhA gene encoding heparin-binding hemagglutinin HbhA, which produces MAENTNIEDLRAPLLAALGAADLALATVNDLIAGLRERAEETRAETRTRVEERRARLTKLQEDLPEQFTELRDRFTTDELRKAAEGYLEAATTRYNELVERGEAALQRLRNQSAFEDASARAEGYVDQAVELTQEALGTVASQTRAVGERAAKLVGIELPGKTEATTKKAQKAVAKKAPAKKAPAKKAPAKKAPAKKVTQK; this is translated from the coding sequence ATGGCGGAAAACACCAACATCGAAGACTTGCGGGCCCCGCTGCTCGCCGCCCTGGGCGCGGCCGACCTGGCGTTGGCCACCGTCAACGACCTGATCGCCGGCCTTCGGGAGCGCGCCGAAGAGACCCGCGCTGAGACCCGCACTCGGGTCGAGGAGCGCCGCGCTCGCCTCACCAAGCTTCAGGAAGACCTGCCCGAGCAGTTCACCGAGCTGCGCGACAGGTTCACCACTGACGAGCTGCGCAAGGCCGCCGAGGGCTACCTCGAGGCAGCGACCACCCGGTACAACGAGCTGGTGGAGCGCGGCGAGGCCGCCCTGCAGCGGCTGCGTAACCAGAGCGCCTTCGAGGACGCCTCCGCGCGCGCCGAGGGCTATGTCGACCAGGCCGTGGAGCTGACGCAGGAAGCGCTCGGCACCGTTGCGTCGCAGACCCGCGCGGTCGGCGAGCGCGCCGCCAAGCTGGTCGGCATCGAGCTGCCCGGCAAGACCGAGGCGACCACTAAGAAGGCCCAGAAGGCCGTCGCCAAGAAGGCTCCGGCCAAGAAGGCTCCGGCCAAGAAGGCCCCCGCCAAGAAGGCTCCGGCCAAGAAGGTCACCCAGAAGTAA
- a CDS encoding helix-turn-helix domain-containing protein: MTPEEKLSAKVSNAASDMASDIGSFIRSQRELAQVSVRQLAEKSGVSNPYLSQVERGLRKPSADVLNQIAKALRVSAEVLYVRAGILEPSDKSQVRDAIVTDTAITERQKQILLDIYSSFAQQNESIHEECSTESDN; the protein is encoded by the coding sequence ATGACACCCGAGGAGAAGCTCTCCGCCAAGGTGTCCAACGCTGCCTCCGACATGGCCTCTGACATCGGCAGTTTCATCCGCAGCCAGCGTGAACTCGCGCAGGTCTCGGTGCGTCAGCTCGCCGAGAAGTCCGGGGTCAGCAATCCATATCTGAGCCAGGTGGAGCGCGGATTGCGTAAGCCCTCCGCCGATGTCTTGAACCAGATCGCGAAGGCCCTCCGGGTTTCCGCCGAGGTTCTCTATGTGCGCGCCGGAATTCTCGAGCCCAGTGACAAAAGTCAGGTGCGGGACGCGATCGTCACCGACACCGCGATCACCGAGCGCCAAAAGCAAATCCTGCTCGACATCTACTCATCATTCGCCCAGCAGAACGAATCGATCCACGAGGAGTGTTCGACAGAATCCGACAACTGA
- a CDS encoding DUF445 domain-containing protein — translation MVSHRASVRGETSGPPRARPDSATPLTAPRPGRASLAETFAGADPDADAQRRVALRRMKMVALSFLIGATGVFLACRWAQAHASLGTWVGYVGAAAEAGMVGALADWFAVTALFRHPLGIPIPHTAIIKRKKDQLGEGLGTFVRENFLSPEVVETKLRDAQVSGRLGKWLSEATHAERVASEAATVLRVLVELLRDEDVQQVIDRMIVRRIAEPQWGPPVGRVLATLLAEHRQEALIQLLADRAFQWSLKAGEVIQRVVERDSPTWSPRFVDHLVGDRIHRELMDFTDKVRRNPDHELRRSATRFLFDFADDLQHDPDTIARADAIKEQLMARDEIANAAATAWKTLKRLVLEGVDDPSSTLRTRIADTVVRIGESLRDDAELRDKVDNWLVRAAQHLVSQYGVEITAIITDTIERWDAEEASRRIELHVGRDLQFIRINGTVVGSLAGLAIYAVAQLLI, via the coding sequence GTGGTGTCACATAGAGCCTCGGTGCGAGGCGAAACGTCGGGCCCGCCGCGGGCGAGGCCCGATTCGGCGACGCCGTTGACCGCCCCGCGCCCGGGTCGCGCGTCCCTTGCCGAGACCTTCGCCGGCGCCGATCCCGACGCCGACGCGCAGCGCCGGGTGGCGCTGCGCCGGATGAAGATGGTGGCACTGAGTTTCCTGATCGGTGCCACCGGCGTGTTCCTGGCCTGCCGGTGGGCCCAGGCGCATGCCAGCCTGGGGACCTGGGTCGGATACGTCGGCGCCGCCGCCGAGGCCGGGATGGTAGGCGCCCTGGCGGACTGGTTCGCCGTGACCGCGCTTTTCCGGCACCCGCTGGGCATTCCCATCCCGCACACCGCGATCATCAAGCGCAAGAAAGACCAGCTGGGCGAGGGTCTGGGCACGTTCGTACGGGAGAACTTCCTGTCGCCGGAAGTGGTCGAAACCAAGCTGCGCGACGCCCAGGTGTCCGGCAGGCTCGGCAAGTGGCTGTCGGAAGCCACACACGCCGAGCGGGTGGCCAGCGAGGCGGCCACGGTGCTGCGGGTGCTGGTGGAGTTGCTGCGCGACGAGGACGTCCAGCAGGTGATCGACCGGATGATTGTGCGCCGCATCGCCGAACCCCAGTGGGGCCCGCCGGTCGGGCGGGTGCTGGCCACCTTGCTGGCCGAGCACCGGCAGGAGGCGCTGATCCAGTTGCTGGCCGACCGGGCGTTTCAGTGGTCATTGAAGGCCGGTGAGGTCATTCAGCGCGTGGTTGAGCGGGACTCACCGACCTGGTCGCCGCGCTTCGTCGACCATCTGGTCGGCGACCGCATCCACCGCGAGCTGATGGATTTCACCGACAAGGTGCGTCGCAACCCGGACCACGAATTGCGTCGATCGGCCACCCGCTTCCTGTTCGACTTCGCCGACGACCTGCAGCACGATCCGGACACCATCGCGCGCGCCGACGCGATCAAAGAGCAGCTGATGGCGCGCGACGAGATCGCCAACGCCGCGGCGACGGCGTGGAAGACGCTGAAGCGGCTGGTGCTCGAGGGTGTCGACGACCCCTCCAGCACGCTGCGCACCCGGATCGCCGACACGGTGGTGCGCATCGGGGAATCGCTGCGCGACGACGCCGAACTGCGCGACAAGGTCGACAACTGGCTGGTCCGGGCGGCCCAGCATCTGGTCTCGCAGTATGGGGTGGAGATCACGGCGATCATCACCGACACGATCGAGCGCTGGGACGCCGAGGAGGCCAGCCGGCGCATCGAATTGCACGTAGGCCGTGACCTGCAATTCATCCGGATCAACGGAACCGTGGTCGGTTCCCTGGCGGGATTGGCGATCTACGCCGTCGCGCAGTTGCTGATCTAG
- a CDS encoding TetR/AcrR family transcriptional regulator, whose product MAEHITAVSVKMDGRKRRWHQHKVERRNELVDGTIDAIRRLGGALSMDEIAAEIGVSKTVLYRYFVDKNDLTTAVMMRFTQTTLIPNMAAALTSNLDGFDLAREIIRVYVETVANEPEPYRFVMANSSASKSKVLADSERIIARMLAVMMRRRMQHAGMDTGGVEPWAYLIVGGVQLATHSWMSNPRMSRDELIDYLTMLSWNALKGIVEVGGSLEKFREEPHPSPIVPPRELDNGSTL is encoded by the coding sequence GTGGCAGAGCACATCACGGCTGTGAGCGTCAAAATGGATGGGCGCAAGCGGCGCTGGCATCAACACAAAGTGGAGCGTCGTAACGAACTGGTCGACGGCACGATTGACGCGATTCGCCGGTTGGGCGGGGCGCTGAGCATGGACGAGATCGCCGCCGAGATCGGGGTCTCCAAAACGGTGCTGTACCGCTATTTCGTCGACAAGAACGACCTCACGACGGCCGTGATGATGCGGTTCACCCAAACCACCCTGATTCCCAACATGGCTGCGGCCCTTACCTCTAACCTCGACGGCTTCGACCTGGCCCGCGAGATCATCCGCGTGTACGTCGAAACCGTCGCCAACGAGCCCGAGCCCTACCGATTCGTGATGGCCAACAGTTCGGCCAGCAAGAGCAAAGTCCTTGCCGACTCCGAGCGCATCATCGCCCGCATGCTCGCGGTGATGATGCGCCGCCGCATGCAGCACGCCGGGATGGACACCGGCGGCGTCGAACCGTGGGCGTACCTGATCGTCGGCGGCGTCCAGTTGGCCACCCACTCCTGGATGTCGAACCCGCGCATGAGTCGCGACGAGTTGATCGACTATTTGACGATGCTGAGCTGGAATGCGCTCAAGGGGATCGTCGAAGTCGGCGGCTCGCTGGAGAAGTTTCGCGAGGAGCCTCACCCGTCACCGATCGTGCCGCCCCGAGAGCTGGACAACGGGTCCACGCTCTAA
- the pcaA gene encoding cyclopropane mycolic acid synthase PcaA, protein MSVQLTPHFENVQAHYDLSDDFFRLFLDPTQTYSCAYFERDDMSLEEAQIAKIDLALGKLKLEPGMTLLDIGCGWGATLRRAIEKYDVNVVGLTLSENQAEHVQKSFDQMDTSRTRRVLLEGWEKFYEPVDRIVSIGAFEHFGRQRYGRFFKMAYQALPPGGVMLLHTIVRPSFKVARAKGMTLTHEIVQFSQFILAEIFPGGWLPTPQTVGEYGVTAGFELTRVQSLQLHYARTLDLWAEALEANREQALAIQSHEVYDRYMKYLTGCAKLFREGYTDVNQFTLEK, encoded by the coding sequence ATGTCTGTGCAGCTCACGCCGCATTTCGAAAATGTGCAAGCCCATTACGACTTGTCCGACGATTTCTTCCGGCTGTTCCTGGACCCCACTCAGACCTACAGTTGCGCCTATTTCGAGCGTGATGACATGTCGCTCGAGGAGGCGCAGATCGCGAAAATCGATTTGGCGCTGGGGAAGCTGAAGCTTGAGCCCGGGATGACGCTGCTGGACATCGGTTGCGGCTGGGGCGCCACGCTGCGGCGGGCCATCGAGAAATACGACGTCAACGTCGTGGGCCTGACGCTGTCGGAGAATCAGGCGGAGCACGTGCAGAAGTCCTTCGACCAGATGGACACCTCCCGCACCCGACGGGTGCTGCTGGAAGGCTGGGAGAAGTTCTACGAGCCGGTGGACCGCATCGTGTCGATCGGCGCGTTCGAGCACTTCGGCCGCCAACGCTACGGCCGCTTCTTCAAGATGGCCTACCAGGCGCTGCCGCCGGGCGGAGTGATGTTGCTGCACACCATCGTTCGTCCGTCGTTCAAGGTCGCCCGGGCCAAGGGCATGACGCTGACCCACGAGATCGTCCAGTTCTCGCAATTCATCCTGGCCGAGATTTTCCCCGGCGGCTGGCTGCCGACCCCGCAGACCGTCGGCGAGTATGGGGTGACGGCCGGCTTCGAGTTGACCCGCGTCCAGTCGCTGCAGTTGCACTACGCCAGAACCCTGGATCTGTGGGCCGAAGCCCTCGAGGCCAATCGCGAGCAGGCCCTCGCGATCCAGTCCCACGAGGTCTACGACCGCTACATGAAGTACCTGACCGGCTGCGCGAAGCTGTTCCGTGAGGGATACACCGACGTCAATCAATTCACGCTGGAGAAGTAA
- a CDS encoding cyclopropane mycolic acid synthase family methyltransferase, whose product MTGLEPYYEESQSIYDVSDEFFALFLDATMGYTCAYFERDDMTLEEAQIAKFDLALGKLNLEPGMTLLDIGCGWGAALKRAVEKYDVNVIGITLSRNQFEYSKNLLAGLPSSRNIEVRLQGWEECEDKVDRIVTIGAFEAFKSERYPAFFQRAYDILPSDGRMLLHTILGQTQKQMYENGVKLTMSDIRFMKFIGDVIFPGGQLPSVEDLLKLAPEGGFSVEKVQLLQPHYARTLNMWAANLEANKERAIAIQSQEIYDRYMHYLTGCENFFRKGICNVGQFTLVK is encoded by the coding sequence ATGACAGGTTTGGAACCGTACTACGAGGAGTCGCAGTCCATCTACGACGTCTCGGATGAATTCTTCGCGTTATTCCTAGATGCCACAATGGGCTACACCTGCGCCTATTTCGAGCGCGACGACATGACGCTCGAAGAAGCTCAAATCGCGAAGTTCGACCTGGCGCTGGGAAAGCTGAACCTCGAGCCCGGGATGACGCTGCTGGACATCGGTTGCGGCTGGGGCGCCGCGCTGAAGCGGGCTGTCGAGAAGTACGACGTCAATGTCATCGGAATTACGCTGAGCCGCAATCAGTTTGAGTACAGCAAGAACCTGCTGGCCGGCCTGCCGAGCAGCCGCAACATCGAGGTGCGCCTGCAGGGCTGGGAAGAGTGCGAGGACAAGGTCGACCGGATCGTGACGATCGGCGCCTTCGAAGCGTTCAAGAGCGAGCGTTATCCCGCATTCTTCCAGCGCGCCTACGACATACTTCCCAGCGACGGCAGGATGTTGCTGCATACAATTCTCGGCCAGACCCAGAAACAGATGTACGAAAACGGCGTCAAATTGACGATGAGCGATATCCGATTCATGAAATTTATCGGTGACGTGATTTTTCCGGGCGGACAGTTGCCATCGGTGGAGGATCTCTTGAAGCTCGCGCCCGAAGGCGGATTCTCGGTCGAAAAGGTGCAATTACTGCAGCCGCATTATGCTCGCACACTGAACATGTGGGCCGCCAACCTCGAGGCCAACAAGGAGCGTGCGATCGCCATCCAGTCCCAGGAAATCTACGACCGGTACATGCACTATCTGACCGGGTGCGAGAACTTCTTCCGCAAGGGCATCTGCAATGTGGGGCAGTTCACGTTGGTCAAATAG
- a CDS encoding 3-hydroxybutyryl-CoA dehydrogenase produces the protein MSDATIQRVGVVGAGQMGSGIAEVSVRAGVDVTVFETTEALITAGRNRIVKSLERGVSAGKVTERERDRALSKLTFTTDLKDLADRQLVIEAIIEDDAVKAQVFAELDQVVTDPDAVLASNTSSIPIMKIAAATKNPQRVLGLHFFNPVPVLPLVELVSTLVTDDAAAARTEEFASAVLGKQVVRCSDRSGFVVNALLVPYLLSAIRMVEAGFATVEDVDKAVVAGLSHPMGPLRLSDLVGLDTLKLIADKMFEEFKEPQYAPPPLLLRMVEAGRLGNKAGQGFYTY, from the coding sequence GTGAGTGATGCAACGATTCAGCGGGTAGGCGTTGTCGGGGCCGGCCAGATGGGGTCCGGCATCGCCGAGGTCTCCGTCCGCGCCGGTGTCGACGTGACGGTGTTCGAGACCACGGAGGCCCTGATCACGGCCGGACGCAACCGCATTGTGAAGTCGCTGGAGCGGGGCGTCAGCGCCGGCAAGGTGACCGAGCGGGAACGCGACCGGGCGCTGAGCAAGCTCACCTTCACCACGGACCTGAAGGACCTTGCCGACCGCCAGTTGGTCATCGAGGCGATCATCGAGGACGATGCCGTCAAGGCGCAGGTGTTCGCCGAACTCGATCAGGTCGTCACCGACCCCGACGCGGTTCTGGCGTCCAACACCTCCAGCATCCCGATCATGAAGATCGCCGCGGCCACCAAGAACCCGCAACGCGTGCTCGGTCTGCACTTCTTCAACCCGGTCCCGGTGCTGCCGTTGGTCGAGTTGGTCAGCACGCTGGTTACCGACGACGCCGCCGCTGCCCGCACCGAGGAATTCGCGAGCGCGGTGCTGGGCAAGCAGGTGGTGCGCTGCTCCGACCGATCCGGGTTCGTGGTGAACGCGCTCCTGGTGCCCTACCTGCTGTCGGCGATCCGCATGGTGGAGGCCGGCTTCGCCACCGTCGAAGACGTCGACAAAGCCGTGGTGGCCGGGCTGTCGCACCCAATGGGCCCGCTGCGGCTGTCCGACCTGGTCGGTCTGGACACCTTGAAGCTGATCGCGGACAAGATGTTTGAGGAGTTCAAGGAACCGCAGTACGCACCGCCGCCACTATTGCTGCGCATGGTGGAGGCCGGCCGGCTCGGCAATAAGGCGGGCCAGGGGTTCTATACCTATTGA
- the aceA gene encoding isocitrate lyase: MSVVGTPKSAEQIQKDWDTNPRWKGVTRTYSAQDVVALQGTVVEEATLARRGAEVLWEQLHDLEYINALGALTGNMAVQQVRAGLKAIYLSGWQVAGDANLSGHTYPDQSLYPANSVPQVVRRINNALLRADEIAKVEGDTSVENWLAPIVADGEAGFGGALNVYELQKAMIAAGVAGSHWEDQLASEKKCGHLGGKVLIPTQQHIRTLTSARLAADVCDVPTVVIARTDAEAATLITSDVDERDQPFITGERTKEGFYRVRNGLEPCIARAKAYAPYSDLIWMETGTPDLELAAKFAEGVKAEFPDQMLAYNCSPSFNWKKHLDDSTIAKFQKELGAMGFKFQFITLAGFHALNYSMFDLAYGYARNQMSAYVELQEREFAAEERGYTATKHQREVGAGYFDRIATTVDPTSSTTALTGSTEEGQFH; this comes from the coding sequence ATGTCTGTCGTTGGCACCCCCAAGAGCGCCGAGCAGATCCAGAAGGACTGGGACACCAACCCGCGTTGGAAGGGTGTCACCCGGACCTACAGCGCCCAGGACGTCGTCGCCCTGCAAGGAACCGTCGTCGAGGAGGCCACGCTGGCCCGCCGCGGCGCCGAGGTGCTCTGGGAGCAGCTTCACGACCTGGAGTACATCAACGCGCTCGGCGCCCTGACCGGCAACATGGCCGTGCAGCAGGTCCGCGCCGGCCTGAAGGCCATCTACCTGTCGGGTTGGCAGGTCGCGGGTGACGCCAACCTGTCCGGCCACACCTACCCCGACCAGAGCCTCTACCCGGCCAACTCGGTGCCGCAGGTGGTCCGCCGGATCAACAACGCGCTACTGCGCGCCGACGAGATCGCCAAGGTCGAGGGTGACACCTCGGTGGAGAACTGGCTGGCCCCGATCGTCGCCGACGGTGAGGCCGGTTTCGGTGGTGCGCTCAACGTCTACGAGCTGCAGAAGGCCATGATCGCCGCCGGTGTTGCGGGATCGCACTGGGAGGACCAGCTGGCCTCGGAGAAGAAGTGTGGCCACCTGGGCGGCAAGGTGCTGATCCCGACCCAGCAGCACATCCGGACCCTGACTTCGGCCCGCCTGGCCGCCGACGTGTGCGACGTTCCGACCGTCGTCATCGCCCGGACCGACGCCGAGGCCGCCACGCTGATCACCTCCGACGTCGACGAGCGCGACCAGCCGTTCATCACGGGTGAGCGGACCAAGGAAGGCTTCTACCGCGTCCGAAACGGCCTCGAGCCGTGCATCGCGCGGGCCAAGGCCTACGCGCCGTACTCCGACCTGATCTGGATGGAGACGGGAACTCCGGACCTCGAGCTCGCCGCCAAGTTCGCCGAGGGCGTCAAGGCCGAGTTCCCCGACCAGATGCTGGCCTACAACTGCTCGCCGTCGTTCAACTGGAAGAAGCACCTGGACGACTCCACCATCGCGAAGTTCCAAAAGGAGCTTGGTGCAATGGGATTCAAGTTCCAGTTCATCACGCTGGCCGGCTTCCACGCCCTGAACTACTCGATGTTCGATCTGGCCTACGGCTACGCCCGCAACCAGATGAGCGCGTACGTCGAGCTGCAGGAGCGCGAGTTCGCCGCCGAGGAGCGTGGCTACACCGCCACCAAGCACCAGCGCGAGGTGGGTGCCGGTTACTTCGACCGCATCGCCACCACCGTGGACCCGACCTCGTCGACCACCGCGCTGACCGGTTCCACCGAAGAGGGTCAGTTTCACTGA
- a CDS encoding acyl-[acyl-carrier-protein] thioesterase, with protein sequence MSLDKELMPVPDGHPDVFDREWPLRVADIDRTGRLRLDAACRHIQDIGQDQLREMGFEETHPLWIVRRTMLDLIRPIEFQDMLRCRRWCSGTSNRWCEMRVRVDGRKGGLIESEAFWININRETQMPSRISDDFLAGLHKTTSVDRLRWKAYLKPGSRDDAVEIHEFPVRVTDIDLFDHVNNSVYWSVIEDYLASHLALMARPLRITIEHEAPVALGDKLEIISHIHPAGSTEQFGPGLVDRPVTTLTYAVGDETKAVAALFNR encoded by the coding sequence GTGAGCCTGGACAAAGAACTGATGCCGGTTCCCGACGGCCACCCCGACGTGTTCGACCGCGAATGGCCGCTGCGGGTGGCCGACATCGACCGCACGGGCCGGCTGCGTCTGGACGCGGCGTGCCGGCACATTCAGGACATCGGCCAGGACCAGCTGCGCGAGATGGGTTTCGAGGAAACCCACCCGCTGTGGATCGTCCGCCGCACGATGCTCGACCTGATCCGCCCCATCGAGTTCCAGGACATGCTGCGGTGCCGGCGGTGGTGTTCGGGCACTTCGAACCGGTGGTGTGAGATGCGGGTCCGGGTCGACGGCCGCAAGGGCGGGCTGATCGAGTCCGAGGCCTTCTGGATCAACATCAACCGGGAAACCCAGATGCCGTCGCGCATCTCCGACGACTTCCTGGCGGGCCTGCACAAGACCACGTCCGTCGACCGGCTGCGGTGGAAGGCCTATCTGAAGCCGGGCAGCCGCGACGACGCGGTCGAGATTCACGAGTTTCCGGTCCGGGTCACCGACATCGACCTGTTCGACCACGTCAACAACTCGGTGTACTGGAGCGTCATCGAGGACTACCTGGCGTCGCACCTGGCGTTGATGGCGCGGCCGCTGCGCATCACCATCGAGCACGAGGCGCCGGTGGCGCTGGGCGACAAGCTGGAGATCATCTCGCACATCCATCCGGCCGGATCGACCGAACAATTCGGTCCCGGGCTCGTCGATCGGCCTGTTACAACGCTCACATATGCGGTCGGCGACGAGACCAAAGCGGTCGCCGCGCTCTTCAATCGCTAA